Proteins co-encoded in one Brassica oleracea var. oleracea cultivar TO1000 chromosome C4, BOL, whole genome shotgun sequence genomic window:
- the LOC106336807 gene encoding eukaryotic translation initiation factor 2 subunit alpha-like has product MASQTPNLECRMYEAKYPEVDMAVMIQVKNIADMGAYVSLLEYNNIEGMILFSELSRRRIRSVSSLIKVGRIEPVMVLRVDKEKGYIDLSKRRVSEEDIQTCEERYNKSKLVHSIMRHVAETLSIDLEELYVNIGWPLYRKHGHAFEAFKILVTDPDSVLGSLTREVKEVGPDGQEVTKVVPAVTEEVKDALVKNIRRRMTPQPMKIRADIELKCFQFDGVVHIKEAMRKAEAAGNDDCPVKIKLVAPPLYVLTTQTLDKDQGIEILTEAIAACTETIDQHKGKLVVKEAPRAVSERDDKMLTEHMAKLRMDNEEISGDEESGEEEEDTGMGEVDIEGAGIIE; this is encoded by the exons ATGGCGAGTCAAACCCCGAATCTAGAGTGCCGGATGTACGAAGCCAAGTACCCAGAAGTCGACATGGCTGTGATGATCCAAGTCAAGAACATCGCCGACATGGGAGCCTACGTGTCCCTCCTCGAGTACAACAACATCGAAGGCATGATCCTCTTCTCCGAGCTCTCCCGCCGTCGGATCCGGAGTGTGAGCAGCTTGATCAAGGTCGGGAGAATCGAGCCCGTCATGGTCCTGCGTGTGGATAAAGAGAAAGGTTACATTGATCTGAGCAAACGTAGAGTTAGTGAGGAAGATATTCAGACTTGTGAAGAGAGGTATAACAAGAGCAAGCTCGTTCATTCTATCATGCGTCATGTCGCTGAGACTCTTTCTATCGATTTGGAG GAGTTGTATGTGAACATTGGGTGGCCTTTGTACCGGAAACATGGTCATGCTTTTGAG GCTTTCAAGATCTTAGTGACTGATCCTGATTCAGTGTTGGGTTCACTCACACGTGAGGTCAAAGAAGTTGGGCCTGATGGGCAGGAG GTGACTAAAGTTGTACCTGCTGTTACGGAAGAAGTGAAGGATGCTCTTGTGAAGAACATTAGGAGGAGGATGACACCACAACCGATGAAAATCCGTGCTGATATCGAGTTGAAATGTTTTCAGTTTGACGGAGTTGTCCACATCAAG GAGGCCATGAGAAAGGCTGAAGCTGCTGGAAACGATGACTGTCCTGTGAAGATTAAGTTGGTTGCTCCGCCTCTTTATGTCCTTACTACTCAGACTCTTGACAAG GACCAAGGGATTGAAATTCTGACGGAAGCCATAGCAGCTTGCACCGAGACAATTGATCAACACAAAGGCAAGCTCGTCGTTAAGGAAGCACCTAGAGCT GTGAGTGAAAGAGATGATAAGATGCTGACAGAACACATGGCTAAGCTAAGAATGGACAATGAAGAAATCAGCGGGGATGAAGAAAGTGGAGAAGAAGAAGAGGACACAGGGATGGGTGAAGTTGACATTGAAGGTGCCGGAATCATTGAGTAG
- the LOC106341274 gene encoding ferritin-3, chloroplastic-like, producing the protein MLLKTVSSSSAAREFPWRSQRTFLLCYPQRTFLENLKIYPSLFVFQLFEEVKKELDLVPRSSHVSLGRQKYSDEQINVEYNLSYVYHAMYACSDTHFWFQEHGISIKCFWNSKSGFKGIKVSRSVSTLVCGGGVRASASMNLKWCS; encoded by the exons ATGCTTCTCAAGACGGTTTCTTCGTCTTCCGCTGCTCGTGAGTTTCCATGGCGGAGTCAAAGGACGTTTCTCCTCTGCTATCCTCAGCGAACCTTCCTGGAAAATCTGAAAATCTATCCGTCTCTGTTCGTTTTCCAGCTGTTTGAGGAGGTTAAGAAGGAGCTCGATCTCGTCCCTAGAAGCTCCCACGTCTCGCTCGGTCGTCAAAAGTACTCAGACGAGCAGATCAA TGTGGAGTACAATCTCTCGTATGTGTATCACGCCATGTATGCTTGCTCCGATACGCATTTTTGGTTTCAG GAACATGGCATTTCAATCAAATGCTTCTGGAACAGTAAAAGCGGCTTCAAGGGAATTAAGGTCTCGCGCAGTGTATCAACGCTAGTTTGTGGGGGGGGTGTTAGGGCATCTGCATCAATGAACCTTAAGTGGTGTTCGTAA